The following coding sequences lie in one Arachis ipaensis cultivar K30076 chromosome B05, Araip1.1, whole genome shotgun sequence genomic window:
- the LOC110271964 gene encoding protein FAR-RED IMPAIRED RESPONSE 1-like, which produces MGLMVGQAGGYANIGFTKKDLDNHFQRTRLAKLSGGDSNATISYLLGKADVDPMAMARYSATDEGRLANLFWADSICRSDYQYFGDVLAFDTTYWKNKYRRLLVIFSGCNHHRQTCIFGFALVEDERTATYTWLLQNFLEVMLNKSPSVVVTDGDEAMKAAIQEIFPDATHRLYGWHIQKNENEWVLNEYEKRKSWASTYLRDKFCAGFRTTSRCEAINNFIKRFICIRQSLLELVQNLEHALRDYRNNELVSQFKTLYGEPVLTTGLEALELSDANFYTREILREECDRRQHIYNVLYDRNTEHMECECSRWSSEGIPCSHMFCAMKRVGLQKLPDSLLLKRWSKDAKKYLDESSQGCTTQDRERIFNALWRIVSGSYVDGILRSLRWSFFP; this is translated from the exons atgggtctaatgGTAGGCCAAGCCGGTGGTTATGCAAATATCGGGTTCACAAAGAAGGACCTAGATAATCACTTTCAAAGAACTCGTCTTGCAAAGCTCAGTGGTGGGGATTCCAATGCGACGATTAGCTATCTACTTGGGAAAGCTGATGTCGACCCGATGGCCATGGCAAGGTACAGTGCTACTGATGAAGGTCGGCTGGCAAATTTATTTTGGGCAGACAGCATTTGTAGGTCCGATTATCAGTACTTTGGAGATGTGCTTGCATTCGATACAACCTACTGGAAGAATAAGTACAGAAGGCTGTTGGTAATCTTCTCAGGTTGTAACCATCACCGCCAAACATGTATATTTGGCTTTGCCTTGGTAGAGGACGAACGGACAGCAACATATACGTGGTTGTTGCAAAACTTTCTAGAAGTCATGCTGAATAAGTCTCCCAGTGTTGTGGTCACAGACGGTGACGAAGCAATGAAGGCAGCAATTCAAGAAATCTTCCCGGATGCAACTCACCGATTATATGGATGGCACATTCAGAAGAAT GAAAATGAATGGGTTCTAAATGAATATGAGAAGAGGAAAAGTTGGGCAAGCACTTACTTGAGGGATAAATTCTGTGCTGGATTTAGAACAACATCAAGGTGTGAGGCGATAAACAACTTCATCAAGAGGTTTATTTGCATTCGCCAAAGTCTTCTAGAGTTGGTCCAAAATCTTGAACATGCTCTTAGGGACTATAGAAACAATGAATTAGTTTCTCAATTTAAGACGCTGTATGGGGAGCCCGTTCTAACTACTGGGCTAGAAGCATTGGAGCTTTCTGATGCCAATTTTTACACAAGGGAGATTCTTAGAGAA GAGTGTGACAGGAGGCAACATATATATAACGTACTTTATGATCGCAATACTgagcatatggaatgtgaatgtAGTCGGTGGAGTAGTGAAGGCATTCCTTGCAGCCACATGTTTTGTGCAATGAAAAGGGTAGGTTTACAGAAGTTGCCAGATAGTCTTCTTTTGAAAAGATGGTCGAAGGATGCCAAGAAGTATCTGGATGAAAGTTCCCAAGGA